A region of Anopheles merus strain MAF chromosome 2R, AmerM5.1, whole genome shotgun sequence DNA encodes the following proteins:
- the LOC121600264 gene encoding HMG-Y-related protein A, protein MIGCHSIFTQFTNNLLVGLVKKIAVLRIFHQQYINMTEETTPVKKGRGRPRKNDVAVKEAPVEKKKPPPPKEAEEPLDASENSESEEERSVSPPPRKKAPVAKKRESEAHSEADKDAAPPAKRGRGRPPKANKKPKPVPVPGRGRGRPKKNPLRKDDTMSDAEVVEPKKGRGRPPNPDKNSVAPKKRARAPSPKESKLAEEREKEKTVASDDGEEPSPKRGRGRPKGSTKKSAKTAKKAPAAPVGRGRGRGRKKPVKEESSEEEDDDDDDEDDEPEDSEGNEENYENEESDS, encoded by the exons ATGATCGGTTGTCATAGCATCTTTACTCAATTTACAAACAATTTACTTGTTGGTTTAGTAAAGAAAATTGCTGTGCTAAGAATATTT CATCAACAATACATCAACATGACCGAGGAAACGACCCCAGTGAAGAAGGGACGTGGACGCCCCAGAAAAAACGATGTGGCGGTAAAAGAGGCACCggtggaaaaaaagaagccgCCACCACCGAAAGAAGCGGAGGAGCCCCTTGATGCGAGTGAGAATTCGGAATCGGAGGAAGAGCGTTCGGTGTCGCCGCCGCCCCGTAAAAAGGCACCGGTTGCCAAAAAACGCGAATCTGAGGCCCACTCCGAAGCGGACAAGGATGCAGCACCACCAGCGAAGCGAGGTCGCGGCCGCCCACCAAAGGCAAATAAGAAGCCGAAACCGGTGCCAGTGCCTGGTCGTGGCCGTGGTCGTCCAAAAAAGAATCCT CTCAGGAAGGACGACACAATGTCTGATGCCGAGGTCGTTGAACCGAAGAAGGGTCGTGGACGCCCACCGAACCCTGACAAG AACAGTGTGGCGCCGAAAAAGAGGGCCCGTGCCCCTTCGCCGAAGGAGTCAAAGCTGGCCGAGGAGCGCGAAAAGGAGAAAACCGTCGCGTCGGACGATGGCGAAGAACCGTCCCCGAAGCGGGGCCGTGGCAGACCGAAAGGAAGCACCAAGAAGTCTGCAAAAACGGCCAAGAAAGCTCCGGCAGCACCGGTCGGCCGAGGCCGGGGACGAGGTCGAAAGAAGCCGGTCAAAGAGGAATCCTCCGAAGAGgaggatgacgacgatgacgacgaggaTGACGAGCCGGAGGATAGCGAGGGCAATGaggaaaattatgaaaacgaAGAGTCCGATTCGTAA
- the LOC121588946 gene encoding calreticulin codes for MRTLAVLFAAFLAVNAKVYFEEGFKDDSWQKTWVQSEHKGVEYGKFVHTAGKFYNDAEADKGLQTSQDARFYALSNKFTPFSNKDDTLVIQFSVKHEQNIDCGGGYLKVFDCSVDQKDLHGETPYLVMFGPDICGPGTKKVHVIFSYKGKNHLINKDIRCKDDVFTHFYTLVVRADNTYEVLIDNEKVESGSLEDDWDFLPPKKIKDPEAKKPEDWDDRATIADPDDTKPEDWDKPEHIPDPDATKPDDWDDEMDGEWEPPMIDNPEYKGEWKPKQIDNPAYKGVWVHPEIDNPEYVEDKSLYLREEVCAVGIDVWQVKSGTIFDNFMITNDLEEAKKVAASVKETQEGEKKVKDAQEAEERKKAEEEAAAEEAAKDDEDDDDEDDADNALPGEATELDDEGHDEL; via the exons ATGCGTACGTTAGCGGTTTTGTTTGCCGCCTTTCTGGCCGTAAACGCCAAGGTGTACTTTGAAGAAGGATTCAAAGACG ATTCGTGGCAAAAGACCTGGGTCCAGAGCGAGCACAAGGGTGTCGAGTACGGTAAATTTGTGCACACTGCCGGAAAGTTCTACAATGATGCCGAAGCCGACAAAG GTCTGCAAACGTCGCAGGATGCCCGTTTCTACGCTCTGTCGAACAAGTTTACGCCGTTCTCGAACAAGGACGATACGCTCGTCATCCAGTTCTCCGTAAAGCACGAGCAGAACATTGACTGCGGCGGTGGCTACCTGAAGGTGTTCGACTGCTCCGTGGACCAGAAGGATCTGCACGGCGAGACGCCGTACCTGGTCATGTTCGGACCGGATATCTGCGGACCGGGCACGAAGAAGGTGCACGTTATCTTCAGCTACAAGGGCAAGAACCATCTGATCAACAAGGACATCCGCTGCAAGGACGACGTGTTCACCCACTTCTACACGCTGGTCGTGCGCGCCGACAACACGTACGAGGTGCTGATTGACAACGAGAAGGTTGAGTCGGGCAGCCTGGAGGATGACTGGGACTTCCTGCCCCCGAAGAAGATCAAGGATCCGGAGGCGAAGAAGCCGGAAGACTGGGACGATCGCGCGACCATCGCCGATCCGGACGATACCAAGCCGGAGGACTGGGACAAACCGGAGCACATCCCCGACCCGGATGCCACCAAGCCCGACGATTGGGACGATGAGATGGACGGCGAATGGGAGCCACCGATGATCGACAACCCCGAGTACAAGGGCGAATGGAAGCCGAAGCAGATCGACAATCCGGCCTACAAGGGTGTCTGGGTGCATCCGGAGATCGACAATCCCGAGTACGTGGAGGACAAGAGCCTGTATCTGCGCGAGGAAGTGTGCGCCGTCGGCATTGACGTGTGGCAGGTGAAGTCGGGCACGATCTTCGACAACTTCATGATCACGAACGATCTCGAGGAGGCGAAGAAGGTGGCCGCTAGCGTGAAGGAGACGCAGGAAGGCGAAAAGAAGGTTAAGGACGCCCAGGAGGCCGAGGAACGCAAGAAGGCCGAAGAGGAGGCGGCTGCCGAAGAGGCTGCCAaggatgatgaagatgatgacgatgaggaTGATGCGGACAATGCGCTGCCCGGTGAAGCGACCGAGCTGGATGACGAGGGACACGATGAGCTGTAA